The Porites lutea chromosome 11, jaPorLute2.1, whole genome shotgun sequence genome contains the following window.
caaaaaattattagataataactatttttttgttattatttcgtttttatttcttttagtaaTGGTGCAAAAACTGCATGCAAGCCCGTTACAAAAATGCAAGacttttgttattcttttgtcaGGAAGTATTGCCAAGTGTCATATTGGAATGCATACCAAAGCCTGTTCACTGGAATATCCTTGCACAAATGTAACAAGATTCCCAGTTCCTGCTGAATTTGTGGACTGGAAGGTTTCATTTCCAGATTACAAACCTGTGGTTTACACAGCAcaaaaagtgcttgaaaaaccTCCCTGGGCTGATCCTGACATCAGGTGAGAAGGTTCTTCTTAGGACCAGTGTGGCCATAGGACAATATGGTCtcaagagtgatcagcatcaattttctcccaacactATTTATacataatcaagaaaaaaggtCATGAGAAATGATAGAATGATCACTGAAGGTGAAATGTCTTGgtcttttaccaaattctctcaacttattcttcaaggaatgtatggagatcagtgtgTAGAAATTAAAAGTGCATGTGGATATCGGAACTTCAAGGGCTAATATAGGTTCCATCACAGGCAGATCAAGGATTATGATTGCAGAGGGTCACCTCAAAAAATAGAGAGTAAAATGGTTTCCTGGGCTGAATGGGGGTTCAGCCACCCAAGGAACCCTAAACCTAACCCCCATATCCACCCTGAGTTCCATTGTAATGGTTTAATTTATATTTGGCTTCACATGACTATATGACTGGCTGCcagtcaaggttttcaaaatattaaaattaatagtcaTAGCGTTATGAGCAATACATTTATATTCTTTGTCTCCTATCCTAATCGCTAAACCTAGATCACTTTATCTACCCATGAAAATATACATCCAGAGATGAAACAAATGCAGATCGAACAATTGATCATTCAGTGATTTGAAAACCTTGACTAGCTGCTGGCCCACTGTTAGTTATACATTTGATTCTAAACCATGCAATCTTTTACTTTTTGAATAGTTTTGTTCAGAAATAAATCTAAAAAGTGGATGTCATTTCTCTGACAGCTCTGGACCAGTGAAAGAGGCCCTCAAATATAATGACCTTGATACTTACTACAAAACAGATAGAAGAAGTTTAACAGGAAAGTATGAAGTCATACAAGGAGTCCCAAGGTTAGGTCATGTGCTTCTTTCATTACTAGgcatccttggagacccaggggcagatagtggaggcaagggaaagtctaaacgggcgggaaaatatggcacgaagaaaagtaaagaacggcgagaagagcccctgggaacaatgtcttaccagacctgTTCTAAACGGTCGCTGCtgttctgacttctgattggtgccagaaaacttttgtgtttttctgcccactCAGAAGGCAGAACAGCGgtgaccgtttggaactggtctggtaagacattgtccccaggagCTGTTCTCGCCATTCTTTACTTTaattcgtgccatatttttccacccgtttagactttcccttccccccactatctgcccctgggtctccgaggatgattaCTAGGCAGCTTTAACAAAGACACTGCAAGGTCAAATGAGAGTACAAAAGTGTATGGAAACAGTGGCcaatccagaccttcagataagggggggggggggagaatggtcgtccagaccctgagataagggggggctcagtctccaaaacatttttttaggcccttcgggcctcagtttggccTGCCTGTGTGCTTACTGACTAACTAgtgtttttttagctgtttacTGGCTACAGCTGTACCCCATTGACACCCTCTCCTAAAGGCCAAAATTCTTAAAGGAAAGTGTGAAGCCAAAATAGAATATACAGAAGGGTGATTGGGAGTTTCAGGAGTATTCATTATTTCTGGAACAATGTATTGGATTTTACTtataaaaagtgtttgttttaaAGGAATCCTGTTGGTAGGACTGGTATGATTGGTAGAGGATTGCTTGGAAAATGGGGTCCCAACCATGCTGCTGATCCATTGGTTACAAGgtatataataattttatttaccTGTTCTCCAGGCAAAAAGACTTTTTGCGAGGGGACGTGTTCACTGTCCAGGGGTGGTTTAGAACTCACTTCAGGTAAATATAATATTGTAAATGCTAAAAAAAGTTGCTTGGGCACTTATAATTAAATTTTGTGACTCCATAGGCGACACTTATGAAAGGGGGTGTGCAGGGGGCGCTTATTTCATTATCAAATTTACCTAGGCCTTAAGTCAAGACtactgtgtcacttttaaacccaaattttgctttctgtgcatgccCGAACTTCACAAGCTAtttattttgcatctggatcagaacgctgcgaagtgtacgacctgtaaatgGCTTTATGGTAGGTTTTAGCTCTATAGcacaacagtgaccagaaaaccgctcgactagcttcaaaacaagtttttcggcaaaatttccaggggcAAATGGGGCTGGCGTTTGTACCTTTGTTTTTGTGACTCAAGGGGCTGgctggggtggggtggggctaAAGACAGCACTAATTTGTACATAATTTTATGGTATGTACCAAATATTCTTATCCATATCTTTAAGGTATAAGATTAAGGTGTGTTCTCTTTCAGATGGAAAAGGGACAGCTCTGgagaaaaaattcacaaagatGGAAAACCAGTTTTAGAATTTGTTGCAGTTCAGAGAACAGATTGCTC
Protein-coding sequences here:
- the LOC140952322 gene encoding ADP-ribose pyrophosphatase, mitochondrial-like isoform X2 produces the protein MHTKACSLEYPCTNVTRFPVPAEFVDWKVSFPDYKPVVYTAQKVLEKPPWADPDISSGPVKEALKYNDLDTYYKTDRRSLTGKYEVIQGVPRNPVGRTGMIGRGLLGKWGPNHAADPLVTRWKRDSSGEKIHKDGKPVLEFVAVQRTDCSEWALPGGMVDPGEPVTYTLKREFGEEALNSLELTPEENKRLHDLLDDLFHHGIVIFKGYIDDPRNTDNSWMESQAVNYHDDTGKAFEKFALKAGDDAKNVRWMDVSHELRLYANHNDLVKEVAKRLNAYW
- the LOC140952322 gene encoding ADP-ribose pyrophosphatase, mitochondrial-like isoform X1, with translation MFLRGFVKVPVGVVAFVAASSLVKNQLGSIAKCHIGMHTKACSLEYPCTNVTRFPVPAEFVDWKVSFPDYKPVVYTAQKVLEKPPWADPDISSGPVKEALKYNDLDTYYKTDRRSLTGKYEVIQGVPRNPVGRTGMIGRGLLGKWGPNHAADPLVTRWKRDSSGEKIHKDGKPVLEFVAVQRTDCSEWALPGGMVDPGEPVTYTLKREFGEEALNSLELTPEENKRLHDLLDDLFHHGIVIFKGYIDDPRNTDNSWMESQAVNYHDDTGKAFEKFALKAGDDAKNVRWMDVSHELRLYANHNDLVKEVAKRLNAYW